In Comamonadaceae bacterium OS-1, a single window of DNA contains:
- the tam gene encoding trans-aconitate 2-methyltransferase, whose protein sequence is MQTDPWLTRWLPHIAEHAEGLPVLEIGCGSGADTATLVGAGIEVVAFDLDASAIERARQQVPGATFLVRDVREPFPPEVRETGAIVASLSLHYFPWDDTLALFQKVRQTLKPGGLLVCRLNSTQDIHFGATGYPEIEPNYYMVDGAPKRFFDQASVNAILATGWQILSVQHLFTDKYVKPKALWEFVCTKSDF, encoded by the coding sequence ATGCAAACCGATCCTTGGCTCACCCGCTGGCTACCCCACATCGCTGAGCACGCCGAAGGCTTACCTGTTCTTGAGATCGGATGCGGTTCAGGCGCAGACACGGCGACGCTTGTCGGCGCAGGCATCGAAGTCGTTGCATTCGACTTGGATGCCAGCGCGATTGAACGTGCGAGGCAGCAAGTGCCGGGCGCTACATTCCTCGTCCGCGATGTGCGCGAGCCGTTCCCTCCCGAAGTTCGCGAAACAGGTGCCATCGTTGCCAGCCTCAGCCTGCACTACTTCCCTTGGGACGACACCCTTGCCCTGTTCCAGAAAGTCCGGCAGACCCTGAAACCCGGCGGTCTGTTGGTGTGCAGACTGAACTCCACCCAGGACATCCATTTTGGAGCCACAGGCTACCCGGAGATTGAGCCCAACTACTACATGGTCGACGGCGCACCCAAGCGCTTCTTCGACCAGGCATCCGTGAACGCCATTCTTGCAACCGGCTGGCAAATACTCTCGGTGCAGCACCTGTTCACCGATAAATATGTGAAGCCGAAGGCGCTGTGGGAGTTCGTGTGTACCAAGAGCGATTTTTAG
- the metF gene encoding 5,10-methylenetetrahydrofolate reductase has translation MAKNIPLSLEFFPPKTPEGAAKLRTVRQALYALKPEFCSVTFGAGGSTQEGTFGTVAEILAEGVSAASHFSCVGATKATVRSQLATLRSMGVKRLVALRGDLPSGYGAGGEFHYASDLVAFIRAETGDTFHIEVACYPEVHPQAKSADADLNAFAIKVHAGANSAMTQYFYNADAYFRLVDDARKLGVTIPVVPGIMPIASSSQLMRFSDACGAEIPRWVRLRLQGFGDDTASIKAFGLEVVTDLCERLIAGGAPSLHFYTMNQSAATLEICKRLGLGG, from the coding sequence ATGGCTAAGAATATTCCCCTGAGTCTGGAGTTTTTCCCTCCCAAAACCCCCGAAGGCGCAGCCAAGCTGCGCACCGTGCGCCAGGCCCTGTACGCCTTGAAGCCCGAGTTCTGCTCGGTCACCTTCGGTGCCGGTGGTTCCACGCAAGAAGGCACTTTTGGCACCGTGGCCGAGATCCTGGCCGAGGGCGTGTCGGCTGCCAGCCACTTCTCGTGCGTGGGGGCCACCAAAGCCACCGTGCGGTCGCAACTGGCCACTTTGCGCTCCATGGGCGTAAAGCGCCTGGTAGCCCTGCGCGGCGACCTGCCCAGCGGCTACGGCGCGGGCGGCGAATTCCACTACGCTAGCGACCTGGTGGCCTTCATCCGCGCCGAAACCGGCGATACCTTCCACATCGAGGTGGCCTGCTACCCCGAAGTGCACCCCCAGGCCAAATCGGCCGATGCCGACCTGAACGCCTTCGCCATCAAAGTGCACGCCGGGGCCAATTCGGCCATGACGCAGTACTTCTACAACGCCGATGCCTACTTCCGCCTGGTGGACGATGCCCGCAAGCTGGGCGTGACCATCCCCGTGGTCCCCGGCATCATGCCCATCGCCAGCTCGTCGCAGCTCATGCGCTTTAGCGATGCCTGCGGTGCCGAAATCCCCCGCTGGGTTCGCCTGCGCCTGCAAGGCTTCGGCGACGACACCGCCAGTATCAAGGCCTTCGGCCTCGAAGTGGTCACCGACCTGTGCGAACGCCTGATAGCCGGTGGCGCACCCAGCCTGCATTTCTACACCATGAACCAAAGCGCGGCGACGCTGGAGATTTGCAAGCGGCTGGGACTGGGCGGTTAG
- the ahcY gene encoding adenosylhomocysteinase has protein sequence MNAVLKSVSPVSTADQAIADLSLAGWGQREIRIAETEMPGLMAIREEFAAAQPLKGARITGSLHMTIQTAVLIETLQALGAQVRWASCNIFSTQDHAAAAIAAAGTPVFAIKGESLKDYWDYTHAIFDFGAKGTPGEGPNMILDDGGDATLLMHLGQRAEKDISVVANPTSEEETLLYNAIKAKLAVDPTWYTRKAAEIIGVTEETTTGVHRLNEMSAKGTLLFRAINVNDSVTKSKFDNLYGCRESLVDGIKRATDVMIAGKVACVAGYGDVGKGSAQALRALSAQVWVTEIDPINALQAAMEGYRVVTMDYACEHADIFVTTTGNKSVITHDHMLKMKDQAIVCNIGHFDNEIEVAAIEKYQWEEIKPQVDHITFPSGKKIILLAKGRLVNLGCGTGHPSFVMSASFANQTIAQIELFTKKDAYENGKVYVLPKHLDEKVARLHLKKVGAMLTELTDEQAAYIGVSKAGPYKAETYRY, from the coding sequence ATGAACGCAGTTCTCAAGTCTGTTTCTCCCGTTTCCACCGCCGACCAAGCCATTGCCGACCTGTCCCTGGCGGGCTGGGGCCAGCGCGAAATCCGCATCGCCGAGACCGAAATGCCCGGCCTGATGGCCATCCGCGAAGAATTCGCTGCCGCCCAGCCCCTGAAGGGCGCGCGCATTACCGGCTCGCTGCACATGACGATCCAGACCGCCGTGCTGATCGAAACCCTGCAAGCCCTGGGCGCGCAAGTGCGCTGGGCCTCGTGCAACATTTTCTCTACGCAAGACCATGCCGCTGCCGCCATCGCCGCTGCCGGTACACCGGTGTTCGCCATCAAGGGCGAGTCGCTGAAAGACTACTGGGACTACACCCACGCGATTTTTGACTTCGGCGCCAAGGGCACTCCTGGCGAAGGCCCGAACATGATTCTGGACGACGGCGGCGATGCCACGCTCTTGATGCACCTGGGCCAGCGCGCCGAAAAGGACATCTCGGTAGTGGCCAACCCCACCAGCGAAGAAGAAACCCTGCTGTACAACGCCATCAAGGCCAAGCTGGCCGTGGACCCCACCTGGTACACCCGCAAGGCGGCTGAAATCATCGGCGTGACCGAAGAAACCACCACCGGCGTGCACCGCCTGAACGAAATGTCGGCCAAGGGCACGCTGCTGTTCCGCGCCATCAACGTCAATGACTCGGTGACCAAGAGCAAGTTCGACAACCTGTACGGCTGCCGCGAATCCCTGGTGGACGGCATCAAGCGCGCCACCGACGTGATGATTGCGGGCAAGGTCGCTTGCGTGGCCGGTTACGGCGACGTGGGCAAGGGCAGCGCCCAGGCCCTGCGTGCGCTGAGCGCCCAGGTGTGGGTGACCGAGATCGACCCCATCAACGCCCTGCAAGCCGCCATGGAAGGCTACCGCGTCGTCACCATGGACTACGCCTGCGAACACGCTGACATCTTCGTCACCACCACCGGCAACAAGAGCGTCATCACCCACGACCACATGCTCAAGATGAAGGACCAGGCCATCGTCTGCAACATCGGCCACTTCGACAACGAAATCGAAGTTGCAGCGATTGAAAAGTACCAGTGGGAAGAGATCAAACCCCAGGTGGACCACATCACCTTCCCCAGCGGCAAGAAAATCATCCTGCTGGCCAAGGGCCGCCTGGTGAACCTGGGTTGCGGCACCGGCCACCCCAGCTTTGTGATGTCGGCCAGCTTCGCCAACCAGACCATCGCCCAGATCGAGCTGTTCACCAAGAAGGACGCGTACGAAAACGGCAAGGTCTACGTGCTGCCCAAGCACCTGGACGAAAAAGTCGCCCGCCTGCACCTGAAGAAGGTCGGCGCGATGCTGACCGAACTGACGGACGAGCAAGCCGCGTACATCGGCGTGTCCAAAGCCGGCCCGTACAAAGCCGAAACCTACAGGTATTGA
- the dctM_4 gene encoding C4-dicarboxylate TRAP transporter large permease protein DctM — MNTLIIFSLLVVLMLTGMPISISLGLTVLTFLFTLTDVPVASVALKLFTGIEKFEIMAIPFFILAGNFLTHGGVAKRMINFCTSMIGHWYGGMGLAGVLACALFAAISGSSVATVVAVGSIMLPAMVKQGYPKQFGAGVIATSGALGILFPPSINLVIYSIATAGMNGVGPNGEAVSSASVGQLFLAGIVPGLCLSFLLGVTTWWRAKKLDYPRMPKATWRERYQAFRDSMWGLLLIVVVIGGIYSGKFTPTEAAAMAAVYAFFISVFVYKDLKLSDVPKSLLSAAAMSSMLLYIITNAVLFSFLMTSEQIPQAMAAWMTAQGFGLVAFLLLVNVILLAAGNFMDPAAIVLIMAPILFPVAVKMGIHPVHFGILMAVNMEVGLCHPPVGLNLYVASGITKMGISELTVAVWPWLKTMIGFLLVVTFWPSLTLWLPRVLGMVN; from the coding sequence ATGAACACCCTCATCATCTTTTCCCTGCTGGTGGTGCTGATGTTGACGGGCATGCCCATCTCCATCTCGCTGGGCCTGACGGTACTGACCTTTCTGTTCACGCTGACCGACGTGCCCGTGGCCTCGGTGGCCTTGAAGCTGTTTACCGGCATCGAGAAGTTCGAGATCATGGCGATTCCGTTCTTCATTCTGGCGGGCAACTTCTTGACGCACGGCGGCGTGGCCAAGCGCATGATCAACTTCTGCACCTCCATGATTGGCCACTGGTACGGCGGCATGGGCCTGGCGGGTGTGCTGGCCTGTGCGCTGTTTGCAGCCATTTCCGGCTCGTCGGTGGCCACTGTGGTGGCGGTGGGCTCCATCATGCTGCCCGCCATGGTCAAGCAGGGCTATCCCAAGCAATTCGGGGCGGGCGTGATTGCCACCTCGGGTGCGCTGGGCATCTTGTTCCCGCCGTCCATCAACCTGGTGATCTACTCCATCGCCACAGCCGGTATGAACGGTGTGGGCCCGAATGGCGAAGCCGTCAGCTCGGCCTCGGTGGGGCAGTTGTTCCTGGCCGGTATCGTGCCCGGCCTGTGCCTGTCTTTTTTGCTGGGCGTGACCACCTGGTGGCGTGCCAAGAAGCTGGACTACCCGCGCATGCCCAAGGCGACCTGGCGTGAGCGCTACCAGGCCTTCCGCGACAGCATGTGGGGTTTGTTGCTGATCGTGGTGGTGATTGGCGGCATCTACAGCGGCAAATTCACGCCCACCGAGGCAGCTGCCATGGCGGCGGTGTATGCGTTTTTCATCTCGGTGTTTGTCTACAAGGACCTGAAGCTGAGCGACGTGCCCAAGTCGCTGCTGAGTGCAGCCGCCATGAGCTCCATGCTGCTGTACATCATCACCAACGCGGTGCTGTTCTCGTTCCTGATGACCTCGGAGCAGATTCCGCAGGCCATGGCCGCGTGGATGACCGCCCAGGGCTTTGGCCTGGTGGCCTTCCTGCTGCTGGTGAACGTGATTCTGCTGGCCGCGGGCAACTTTATGGACCCGGCTGCGATTGTGCTGATCATGGCCCCCATCCTGTTCCCGGTGGCCGTCAAGATGGGCATCCACCCGGTGCACTTCGGCATTCTGATGGCCGTGAACATGGAAGTCGGCCTGTGCCACCCTCCCGTCGGCTTGAACCTGTATGTGGCATCGGGCATCACCAAAATGGGTATCAGCGAGCTGACCGTCGCCGTTTGGCCCTGGCTGAAGACCATGATCGGCTTCTTGCTGGTGGTGACCTTCTGGCCCAGCCTGACCTTGTGGCTGCCACGCGTGCTGGGCATGGTGAACTAG
- the dctQ gene encoding C4-dicarboxylate TRAP transporter small permease protein DctQ, with product MFNRILNHLEEWLITFLIGAATLVIFMAVVHRFLSGVPYIQDYAVRLDVSWAQELCIYMFVWMAKFGAAYGVRNGTHVGVDVLVRQLPPEKAKYLVLFGLLAGALFTGVVATLGAHFVWENGFHYALFHTLGLELGDVPEGPTSPDMEIPTWIAYSCVPLGSSLMSFRFLQVAWQFLKTGEVPHASHAVAGVDDDADAAHAGADK from the coding sequence ATGTTCAATCGAATCCTGAACCACCTGGAGGAATGGCTGATCACCTTCCTGATCGGTGCCGCCACCTTGGTGATCTTCATGGCGGTGGTGCACCGCTTTCTGAGCGGCGTGCCCTACATCCAGGACTACGCCGTGCGCCTGGACGTGAGCTGGGCGCAAGAGCTGTGCATCTACATGTTTGTGTGGATGGCCAAGTTTGGTGCGGCCTATGGCGTGCGCAACGGCACCCACGTGGGCGTGGACGTGCTGGTGCGCCAGTTGCCCCCCGAAAAGGCCAAATACCTGGTGCTGTTCGGCCTGCTGGCGGGTGCCCTGTTTACCGGTGTGGTCGCCACGCTGGGGGCGCATTTCGTGTGGGAAAACGGCTTCCACTACGCACTGTTCCATACGCTGGGCCTGGAGCTGGGCGACGTGCCCGAAGGCCCCACCTCGCCCGACATGGAAATCCCCACCTGGATCGCCTATTCCTGCGTGCCTTTGGGTTCGTCGCTGATGAGCTTTCGCTTTTTGCAGGTGGCCTGGCAGTTTTTGAAGACGGGTGAAGTGCCGCATGCATCCCACGCGGTAGCGGGCGTTGACGACGACGCAGATGCCGCCCACGCTGGAGCCGATAAATGA
- the dctP gene encoding C4-dicarboxylate-binding periplasmic protein DctP, with protein sequence MHPIARRTLVQAAIAAATLCAATVAFAQAPIVIKFSHVVAPDTPKGKGAQRFKELAEERTKGKVKVELYPNSQLYKDKEELEALQLGSVQMLAPSLAKFGPLGAKEFEVFDLPFLFKDDAAFRAITEGPLGADLFKKLEPKGIHGLAYWDNGFHIMSANKPLHTVADFKGMKMRIQSSKVLDAQMRALGAIPQVMAFSELYQALQSGVVDGTEGVPSNFYTQKTYEVQKHITLSNHGHLAYAVIVNKKFWEGLPADIRTTLEGAVKDATTYANAIAATENVQALEKIKASGKTTVYTPTPAELNEWKKALMPVHKEMEARVGKATIDAAYKATGFVAPK encoded by the coding sequence ATGCACCCCATTGCCCGCCGTACCCTGGTCCAGGCCGCCATCGCCGCCGCCACCCTGTGTGCCGCCACCGTCGCTTTTGCGCAGGCCCCCATCGTCATCAAGTTCAGCCACGTGGTCGCCCCCGACACCCCCAAGGGCAAGGGCGCACAGCGCTTCAAGGAGCTGGCCGAAGAGCGCACCAAGGGCAAGGTCAAGGTCGAGCTGTACCCCAACAGCCAGCTGTACAAAGACAAGGAAGAACTGGAGGCGCTGCAACTGGGTTCGGTGCAGATGCTGGCCCCGTCGCTGGCCAAGTTCGGCCCGCTGGGTGCCAAGGAATTCGAGGTGTTTGACCTGCCTTTCCTGTTCAAGGACGACGCAGCATTCCGCGCCATCACCGAAGGCCCGCTGGGTGCCGACCTGTTCAAGAAACTGGAGCCCAAGGGCATCCACGGCCTGGCCTACTGGGACAACGGTTTCCACATCATGAGCGCCAACAAGCCGCTGCACACCGTGGCCGATTTCAAGGGCATGAAGATGCGCATCCAGAGCTCCAAGGTGCTGGACGCGCAGATGCGTGCCCTGGGCGCAATCCCGCAGGTGATGGCTTTCAGCGAGTTGTACCAGGCGCTGCAGTCCGGCGTGGTGGATGGCACCGAAGGCGTGCCGTCCAACTTCTACACCCAGAAGACCTATGAAGTGCAAAAGCACATCACCCTGTCCAACCACGGCCACCTGGCCTATGCGGTGATCGTCAACAAGAAGTTCTGGGAAGGTCTGCCCGCCGACATCCGCACCACGCTGGAAGGCGCGGTCAAGGATGCCACCACCTACGCCAACGCGATTGCCGCCACCGAAAACGTGCAGGCGCTGGAAAAAATCAAGGCCAGCGGTAAAACCACCGTCTACACCCCCACCCCGGCCGAGCTGAACGAGTGGAAGAAGGCGCTGATGCCGGTGCACAAGGAGATGGAGGCGCGCGTGGGCAAGGCCACCATCGACGCCGCCTACAAAGCCACCGGTTTCGTGGCCCCCAAGTAA
- the sasA_9 gene encoding adaptive-response sensory-kinase SasA, which produces MPFHPMPHTAPRRDARSKLWALPLLAAVLFVAGVIVWAWRSELDDAADRRATMIADALSTEAQLRGRVDVEMAHLQDLAKQIPKLPRNAKALAANTDVAEGLRRLWLSVTWLDANNRIVAHVPEQHPMTDTAIRETLDSAGVSAHLVQPAGADRLVVRYSAALLLRRGAPWWLTRKYDVELIDSTDQAIASVDEVPLRLDPQVHESYKVQVGGNMPGTYLELTLREVQRPFWRSLPIVLVGGFLGLMLVATALLRRQMRQISRAEDAWRTEAAWRQAMEDSALVGLRARDADGRILFVNRTFCDMVGLPAQALVGLAPPMPYWPPESLAEVMQRHKSNLAGNAPRDGYEAVWRHQDGHQLNVMVFESPLIDAYGTQIGWMGSIIDITARKQLEERQRHQAEAMATQSRLTTLGEVASALAHQLNQPLTAVIGYNAGLQRMLGQDASANPSLLKALKSQGEQAAEAGRIVQRIREFLTRRAPQREPCDLAAVARRAVELLQRDLQRQQIQIDWEVQPELPPVFADPILIEQVLINLVRNAADALAAQGSGGRIQIATTLATPQQVRLAVGDDGPGLEGRSIEQLTTAFYSTKADGMGMGLAICRSIIELHHGSMEADASPWGGARLSFSLPVFDTTLHTTMDEETTL; this is translated from the coding sequence ATGCCTTTCCACCCCATGCCCCACACCGCGCCGCGCCGCGATGCGCGCAGCAAGCTGTGGGCCCTGCCGCTGCTGGCTGCGGTGCTGTTTGTGGCCGGGGTGATCGTGTGGGCCTGGCGCTCCGAGCTGGACGACGCTGCCGACCGCCGCGCCACCATGATTGCCGATGCGCTCAGCACCGAAGCCCAGCTGCGTGGCCGCGTGGATGTGGAAATGGCCCACCTGCAAGACCTGGCCAAGCAAATCCCCAAGCTGCCGCGTAACGCAAAGGCGCTGGCGGCCAACACCGATGTGGCCGAAGGCCTGCGCCGCCTCTGGCTCAGCGTGACCTGGCTGGATGCCAACAACCGCATCGTGGCCCACGTGCCCGAGCAGCATCCCATGACCGACACCGCCATCCGCGAGACGCTGGACAGCGCGGGCGTGTCGGCCCATCTGGTACAGCCCGCCGGGGCCGACAGGCTGGTGGTGCGCTATTCGGCCGCCCTGCTGCTGCGCCGCGGTGCCCCCTGGTGGCTGACCCGCAAATACGATGTGGAGCTGATCGACAGCACCGACCAGGCGATTGCCTCGGTGGACGAAGTGCCCTTGCGGCTGGACCCCCAGGTCCATGAAAGCTACAAGGTGCAGGTCGGCGGCAACATGCCCGGCACCTACCTGGAGCTGACCCTGCGCGAAGTGCAACGCCCGTTTTGGCGCAGCCTGCCCATCGTACTGGTGGGCGGCTTCCTGGGGCTGATGCTGGTGGCCACCGCCCTGCTGCGCCGCCAGATGCGGCAGATCTCGCGGGCCGAAGACGCTTGGCGCACCGAAGCCGCCTGGCGCCAGGCCATGGAAGACTCGGCCCTGGTGGGGCTGCGCGCACGCGATGCCGATGGCCGCATCCTGTTTGTCAACCGCACCTTTTGCGACATGGTCGGCCTGCCCGCCCAGGCCCTGGTCGGGCTGGCCCCGCCCATGCCCTACTGGCCGCCCGAGTCCCTGGCCGAGGTGATGCAGCGCCACAAAAGCAACCTGGCGGGCAACGCCCCGCGCGACGGCTACGAAGCCGTGTGGCGCCACCAGGACGGCCACCAGCTCAACGTGATGGTGTTCGAGTCGCCGCTCATCGATGCCTATGGCACCCAGATCGGCTGGATGGGCTCCATCATCGACATCACCGCCCGCAAGCAGCTCGAAGAACGCCAGCGCCACCAGGCCGAGGCCATGGCCACCCAGTCGCGCCTGACCACGCTGGGCGAAGTCGCCTCGGCCCTGGCCCACCAGCTGAACCAGCCGCTCACCGCCGTGATCGGCTACAACGCCGGCCTGCAGCGCATGCTGGGCCAGGATGCCAGCGCCAACCCATCCCTGCTCAAGGCGCTCAAAAGCCAGGGCGAACAGGCCGCCGAGGCCGGGCGCATCGTGCAGCGCATCCGCGAGTTCCTCACCCGCCGCGCGCCCCAGCGCGAGCCCTGCGACCTGGCCGCCGTGGCGCGCCGCGCGGTAGAGCTGCTGCAGCGTGACCTGCAACGCCAGCAGATCCAGATCGACTGGGAGGTGCAGCCCGAGCTGCCGCCCGTCTTTGCCGACCCCATCCTCATCGAACAGGTGCTGATCAACCTGGTGCGCAACGCCGCCGATGCGCTGGCCGCCCAGGGCTCCGGCGGCCGCATCCAGATCGCCACCACGCTGGCGACCCCACAACAGGTGCGCCTGGCCGTGGGCGACGACGGCCCCGGGCTGGAGGGCCGCAGCATCGAGCAACTGACCACCGCGTTCTACTCCACCAAAGCCGACGGCATGGGCATGGGGCTGGCCATCTGCCGCTCCATCATCGAGCTGCACCACGGCAGCATGGAGGCCGATGCCAGCCCGTGGGGCGGCGCGCGCCTGTCCTTCAGCCTACCGGTGTTCGACACCACGCTGCACACCACCATGGACGAGGAAACCACCTTATGA
- the tdiR gene encoding transcriptional regulatory protein TdiR — MTPSPDTVAVHLVDDEAPVREALEFLFSSHGFNVRSYASGPEFLAALGGPTPVRGCILLDVRMEPMSGLQVHDTLVARGVPVPVIFLTGHGDIPMAVEALKKGAFDFVEKPFGDAALVDRVRDALAAEAAQQLRLAEGDARGAKLAGLTPREQDVMHRVAAGKLNKVIADEMHVSMRTVEVYRARVYAKLGVRSAAEVATLLAKS, encoded by the coding sequence ATGACCCCCTCCCCCGATACCGTCGCCGTGCACCTGGTGGACGACGAAGCCCCGGTGCGCGAGGCGCTGGAGTTTTTGTTCAGCTCCCACGGCTTCAATGTGCGCAGCTACGCCAGCGGCCCGGAGTTCCTGGCCGCGCTGGGCGGCCCCACGCCCGTGCGTGGCTGCATCCTGCTGGACGTGCGCATGGAGCCTATGTCGGGCCTGCAGGTGCACGACACCCTGGTGGCACGCGGCGTGCCGGTGCCGGTGATCTTTTTGACCGGCCACGGCGATATCCCTATGGCGGTGGAGGCGCTGAAAAAAGGCGCGTTCGATTTTGTGGAAAAACCCTTTGGCGATGCCGCCCTGGTGGACCGGGTGCGCGACGCACTGGCCGCCGAGGCCGCCCAGCAACTGCGCCTGGCCGAAGGCGATGCCCGCGGTGCCAAGCTGGCCGGACTCACCCCGCGCGAGCAGGACGTGATGCATCGCGTGGCCGCAGGCAAGCTCAACAAGGTGATAGCCGACGAAATGCACGTCTCCATGCGCACCGTAGAGGTGTACCGCGCCCGGGTCTACGCCAAGCTGGGCGTGCGCTCGGCGGCCGAAGTGGCCACGCTGTTGGCCAAAAGTTGA
- the thlA gene encoding acetyl-CoA acetyltransferase, which yields MPTTDPIVILAAARTPMGAFQGAFAKLAAHDLGGAAIQAAVARAGVDPARIDQVVFGNCLMAGQGQAPARQAGFKGGLGQGTGAVTLSKMCGSGLFATMLAHDMLVAGSQDLVVAGGMESMTNAPHLLPQGRSGIRIGPGRVLDHMMLDGLEDAYEPGRSMGSFGEDCAAQYGFTRAAQDAFATASVQRAQAAIASGAFAAEITPVLAKGVEVSTDEAPGKIRLDKIPTLRPAFKPEGTITAASSSSISDGAAALVLARASTAAQLGLQPLARIQGHATFAQAPAWFSTAPLGAVQKLLAKVGWAVAEVDLWEINEAFAVVPMALMAELDLPHSRVNVHGGACALGHPIGASGARILVTLLHALQAHGLRRGVATLCIGGGEATALAVELL from the coding sequence ATGCCCACCACCGACCCCATCGTCATCCTCGCCGCCGCCCGCACCCCCATGGGTGCATTCCAGGGGGCTTTCGCCAAGTTGGCGGCGCACGACCTGGGCGGGGCGGCGATCCAGGCGGCGGTGGCGCGCGCGGGGGTGGACCCGGCACGGATTGACCAGGTGGTGTTCGGCAACTGTCTGATGGCCGGGCAGGGGCAGGCTCCGGCGCGGCAGGCGGGGTTCAAGGGCGGGCTGGGGCAGGGCACGGGGGCGGTCACGCTGTCCAAGATGTGCGGCTCGGGCCTGTTTGCCACCATGCTGGCGCACGACATGCTGGTGGCGGGCAGCCAGGACCTGGTGGTGGCGGGTGGCATGGAGAGCATGACCAATGCGCCACACCTGCTGCCCCAGGGGCGCAGCGGCATCCGCATCGGCCCGGGCCGGGTGCTGGACCACATGATGCTCGACGGGCTGGAAGATGCCTACGAGCCGGGCCGCTCCATGGGCAGCTTTGGCGAAGACTGCGCGGCCCAATACGGCTTCACCCGCGCGGCACAGGACGCATTTGCCACCGCCAGCGTGCAGCGGGCACAGGCGGCGATAGCGTCGGGCGCGTTTGCGGCGGAGATCACGCCGGTGCTGGCCAAGGGAGTTGAGGTCAGCACCGACGAAGCACCCGGCAAGATCCGCCTGGACAAAATCCCCACCTTGCGGCCCGCGTTCAAACCCGAGGGCACCATCACCGCCGCCAGCAGCTCGTCCATCAGCGACGGGGCGGCGGCCCTGGTGCTGGCCCGGGCCTCCACCGCCGCGCAGCTGGGCCTGCAGCCGCTGGCCCGCATCCAAGGCCACGCCACCTTTGCCCAGGCACCGGCCTGGTTTTCCACCGCGCCGCTGGGGGCTGTGCAGAAGCTGCTGGCCAAGGTTGGCTGGGCCGTGGCCGAGGTGGACCTGTGGGAGATCAACGAGGCCTTCGCCGTGGTGCCCATGGCGCTGATGGCCGAGCTGGACCTGCCGCACAGCCGCGTGAATGTGCACGGCGGGGCTTGCGCGCTGGGCCATCCCATCGGGGCCAGCGGCGCGCGGATTCTGGTGACGCTGCTGCATGCTTTACAAGCCCACGGCCTGCGCCGGGGCGTGGCCACGCTGTGCATTGGCGGCGGTGAGGCCACGGCGCTGGCGGTGGAGTTACTATAA